A stretch of DNA from Nitrospinota bacterium:
TTCCCCGCTTACGGTATGAACATTTGAAAATATATCAGGGTGTTCTGGTTAAAACGAATAAGAATTTATTGAACGACATGTTTAAATATTTCGTTTGTTTTTTGTAATTGCCCGGTACAGGGTGTTTACTTTCGTCATTAGGCAAATTTTAAAATATTTCTCGAATTTGCCTTGTTTTACCGTTAAATCAGGCAAAGTTTTCGTTATCGGATGCAAAAAAAATTGTTCAAAATGATTTACGGTATGGAATGTGTAGTGGTATACTCCTTCAAACGTGCGGATAGTGGGGAGTACAGTTTTTTCTCTTCCGCAAGAATTTGAAAAGGACTTTATTTAACATTAACCTTTTAAGGGGGTAGCTTAGCATATGGGGGTAGCAATTGGATAAAATCAAGACAATAGTCATTTCAGTCGTGGCATTTGCCGTGATATTTTTCATCCTGGATTACGCCTTACAGGCTTATCAGGGATTGGAACTTTTTCCTTCGCAGGAAGGGCACTAGGATGAAATCAGCTTCTATTGTATATAAGGGGAATTCATAGTGGGGAAGAGCAAAATATTTCACAAGTTTTTTTATCGGGTTCGTCTGGAAACCCTTGCCGTCCTTTTCGTGCTGTCCATAGCCGGATTGGCCGTATCGGGTCCATTTAGCGATAACTTGGCAACACCGGTTTACGCCAGCGAAGAGGCTGACGCGGGAGCCGGAGCGGATGCCGCAACAGCTGAGGGCGAGGCCGAAGCAGAGGATGACACAGTCTGGAAGCCGATGGCTGCTCCAATACTTGAAGCGAAGGATTATCCGGTAGTCAAGGGATGGAACAACCGCATTAGCGTCTGGATAGTCGCGCAACTTCATCTCTTTTTTGCCGCCTTTGTTCTTGGCGTTCCGATTTTCGTGTGGGTTATCGAATTTATCGGAGTTACCACCAAGGATAAGCGGTACGACAACATGGCTCACGAGTTCATGAAGGTCGCAATGACGGGGTTCTCCCTGACGGCGAGCTTCGGCGGTGTTCTCGCGCTGATGCTTTTCAGCTTCTACCCTGATTTCATGGAATACATGACAAGCATATTCGGCAAGGTAATGATCTGGTACGGCCTTATGTTCTTTGCCGAGAGCTTCTTCGTTTATACCTACTATTACGGCTGGGATTCGATGCAGGACGAGAAGGGGAAAAAGATCCACCTCGTGCTTGGCCTTTTCCTTAATCTCTCAGGTATGACCCTTATGGTTATGTCCAATTCATGGGCTTCCTTCATGATGGCTCCGTCCGGAATTGAAGCCGACGGCACCTTCCAGGGGGATGTGTGGGCAGTAATAACAGGACATCTCTGGAATCCGCTCAACCTTCACCGCTTCATCGCGAATATCGCTTACGGCGGTTCGCTTACGGCGGCGTACGCGGCATACAAGTATATTGCTACCAACAACCAGGAAGAGCGGGCGCATTATGACTGGATGGGCTACACCTCCTTCATTATCGCCATCATCGGGCTGCTTCCGCTCCCTTTCGCAGGCTACTGGCTTACGAAAGAGGTTTACGATTACTCTCAGCAGATGGGTATCACCCTGATGGGGGGCGTGTTCGCATGGCTCTTCATTATCCAGGCGGTTCTTATCGGCGCCATATTCCTGTCGGCAAACTACTACCTCTGGTGTAGCCTTTGCAGATCAAGCGGCTCACACAGGTATACAAAGCTTATACAGCCGCTTGGTTTAATAATCGTATTCTCATTCCTGATCTGGTTTACGCCGCATACACTGGTTATGACCTCTACAGAACTGAGCCAGATAGGCGGTGCGCATCACCCGGTACTTGGACCTCTTGGAGTTATGGCCGCGAAGAACGGAGCGGTTAACCTCCTTATTCTGGCGACTTTCGTAAGTTTCCAGATATTCAGAAGGAGTAACATCAAGGTAGTCGGGGACGACTACTGGGCGAAGAACGGAACCGCGATTCAGATAGGGCTTTACATCGCCGGCGCCGGAAATGTTCTCATACTGAGTGTTTACAGCTACTTTATTCCAGCCGCTACCCGTATCGGTCTTTCGATACCGCAGGTAGTTACAACTCTTATAGTCGTCATTGTGGCGATGATAATTGACGGCAAGATGTTCAAAAAGACTGAAGATGTAGGAGAGGTTAGATGGGGCACAATGCCAATCCGCTCCCAATATGCGCTCTTCATGCTGGCGGCATCCTTCACATGGCTGATGGGCCTGATGGGATATTGCCGGTCGGCTATTCGCCAACACTGGCACGTGTACACGATATTCAGGGATAACTCCCCGGATGCGTTTACCCCTACTCTGCCTTACGCGGCAGGTATGGTTACCGTAATATGCTGCATATTTATAGCATTGGTACTCTTTATGTTCTGGATGCCTATCCTTGCTTCGAAGAAAGGAGGGGCAAAACATGGTTAATATACTTAAGATCGTAGCGTTCATGGTAGCGGTAATGGTCGCTTTCTCCGGGTACACAACCTATGGAATACCATTGATCATTCCCGCTCCACCTCCAGTAGAGGAGAAGATAAGCGGCGATATGACGATGGATCAGTTCATAGCTCTTGGCGAAAAGATCTATAACGGAAAAGGCACATGCACACTCTGCCACAACTCGCTCGGCAGGGCGCCGTTGCTCGAGCCGGTAGGAAGCGTTGCTACTGAGAGAATGGCGGATCCCAATTACAAGGGTAAGTCGAAGACCGTTGAGGAATATCTGCGTGAGTCGTTTGTTGATCCTTCCGCGTATGTCGTACCGGGATTTGGTAAAAAAGGGACGAACGATACGGTAAGCCCGATGCCGGACGTAAGCAAGGGCGCTATCAGTCTTTCCAATGTTGAAATGGACGCTGTCATCGGATACCTGCAGTCTATTGCCGGGGTTGAAGTAACCGTCAAGCTCCCGACAGGAGAAGACACAGCTGCAGCCGGTGGCGAGGATGAAGGTGGCGGTGAGATCAAACTCGCGGCCAATGCCAAGGAGGCATTCTCCAAGTTCGGTTGTGATGCCTGCCACATGGGGCCTGGAATAGCAGAAGGTGGCGACATGGGTCCTGACCTCTCAACGATGGGTAAGTCGGCAGGCACAAGGAAGAAGGGGATGTCAGCCGAGCAGTTCATCATCGAATCGATCATCGATCCCAATGCGGTTATTGCCGACGGGTTTGATGGAGAAATGATGCCCGACGATTTCGGGGACCAGATGACGGTCACGGAGCTTAACATGATGGTCAATGCCATACTGGGCAAGAAATAGCGGGGGAGTAGACGAAAATGAAATTTGTTAAGCCTTTGATTGTAATTGTTGTCTGTTACTTGTTACTGAAAATAGGAATCCCGTTTATAGGTTCAATCCTTCATCCGGGAACATGGCCTGTGGTGCCGACCAGTGTCATGAAGATGTTCATGTTCTTCGTGGTTACCGGTACCCTCCTGATGTACAGTTTTGATGAGGAGGGTTACGCGGCCTTTGCAGATCCGATCCAGGATCTCTACTCGAATCCTGAAAAAACGAACGCAAAGTATGCCGTTATAGCAATAATCGGCATATTCGGCGCATACATCACTTACCAGTATGTAAAGCCGACGTTCGATGCTCCAGTTGAGCTTCGCTCCGTTCACCCCGCGCCTCCAGCTAACGCTAAGGCCTGGGGCAAGAGCTATGCTCTCCAGACTCTCAAAAATCCGTTAAGAGGGGATAAGGAGAATTTTGCCAAGAATATTGAAGCTGGCGGAGTAGTTTACTACCAGAACTGCTACTATTGCCACGGTGACAGGATGCTTGGGAAAGGGCCCTTTTTCTCAGGGTTCAATCCACTGCCGGCAAATTTTGTCGACATTGGTACGATCGCTCAGCTCACGGAATCTTTCGTGTTCTGGCGAATTGCCACGGGTGGACCTGGCCTCCCTTCCGAGGGTGCGCCTTGGATATCGGCTATGCCGATATGGCATGATCTCCTGAGCGAAGAGGAAGTTTGGCAGGTTATTATGTTCATTTACGATTATACTGGTCACAATCCGCGCGTTACCACAGCAGTTGCGGAACATAAATGATGGGTGAGGGAAGATGATGTTGAATAGGATTAAAAAGATGAGATTAAAGGAAGTCGTTTTATTTCTTGCGGCATTCATGTATTTTGCCGCGTCTTCCGCCTCTGCCGCTCCGGGTAACGCAGAAAACGGCAAGACGATATACATGAAGAAATGCTGGTGGTGCCATGGAAAAGAGGGCGAGGCCGACGGTCCAGGCGCGGAATTCATGATTCCGCCACCGCGTGATTTCAGCCTTGGAATGTACAAGTACAAGACAAGCACCGTAGACAGGGTAGTGGTCAGGGACGAAGATATCTTCGATATGATCACATACGGTATGCCTGGCACATCGATGCCGTCATGGAAAGAAGTTCTGAACGATCAGGAGAGGTGGGACCTCGTTGCGTTCGTCAAGTCGCTTACCGACATGTTCGAAGGCGCGGATAATCCCCCAGCACTCGACCTGAGCAAGAAAGTATCAAGCTCGGCAGACAGCATCGAAAAAGGGAAGAAGGCCTACGATGATGCGAAATGCTGGGAGTGTCACGGTAAAGAGGGAAAAGGCGACCTCATGAAAAAGCTGAAAGAGGATTCCGGTTCGCGCGTATGGCCTAGGAACTTAGCAAAACCTTGGACATTCCGCGTTAGCAACAATCCCGAGGATATATACGCCAGAGTGACGAACGGTATTCCGGGTACGCCGATGACATCCTTTGCCGCAGAGACAACCGGAAACGGAAAGCTCTCGGAAGAGGACAGGTGGCACGTCTCCAACTACGTCGCTTCGCTTGCGGACCCGAACAGGGCTACAAAGCAGGGGCAGATAGTTGTAAAGGCTATCCAGACAGAAGCTCTCCCTGCGGATGAGAATGATCCGGCATGGGAAGGCTTTGAAGGGACCGCTTATTTCCTCGTTCCGCAGATAATCGCTGCAGAGAGGTTCTTCATTCCTTCGAACGACCTCGTGATCGTAAAAGCCGCGTTTACCGAAAACGAGATAGCTTTCCTTCTTGAGATCGACGACAGGACAAAGAGCGTTCCCGGCAATTCGGACGCCGCTGCGATAGCTTGGGGCAACCTGACGCCGGACGCGCTTGCGATACAGACTCCGGTCGTAATTCCGGATTCGGCTGAAAAACCGTATTTCGGACATGGCGATGCTTCGCACCCGGTTTCGATGCTCTACTGGAACAGCGGTTCCACTGAAAGCGGACAGATAGCAAAGATGATGACCACTACAGGCCTTGGCAAAATGGAAGCGAGCGATGTAGCCGCCGCAGGATTCACCGCCACCTCCACATATAATGCTGGAACCTGGAAGGTCATGATGAAGAGGAGCCTCGCTACGAATAATCCTGAAAAGGATACTCAGTTCGTCGCCGGCAAGTACATCCCGATAGCGTTTGCGAACTGGGACGGCTCGAACGGCGAAGCAGGCTCGAAGCACACCATGACCACATGGTACTGGCTGTTGCTCAAGCCCCAGACCGGAAGCTCGGTAGTCCTTCTTCCACTTGCAGTACTCTTGGTGCTGGTTGGCGGACAGGTCTGGATTTCCGGGCGTATGAAGAATAAGGCGTAAATTAATTTTAAAAACGTGAAAGAGGAGGTTACTCGAGTGAACAGAATGATTGTTTTGTGCTGTCTCATGCTGGCAGTAATGTTCGGTACGTCAGCAATGGCGGCGGATGGAAAAGGCATCGTGGACAAGAACAAGTGTGGAAGCTGCCATAAAATGTCCGGCCCGGCTGTAAAGACCATCGCTGAAGTAATGAAAAGGAAAGCGCCGGATCTCTTTTATGCAGGTAGCAAGTTCAACAAGGATTGGCTGGTAGGATACCTCCAGAACCCGACCACTTTAAGGCCGGCTGGAACGGTTTACCTCAACAACATCACAACCGAAGGGGATACCGACAAGGTGAAAGGGGCGCCTGACAAATGCGCTTCCAAACTGAGCGCAGGCGACGCAGCAGCAGCTGCCGACTACCTCATGACCCTCAAGGACAAGTCGATGAAGACCGGTGTTGCGAAGATCGGTGATTTTTCATCGGCAAGGGCGAAACTCCTTATGACAAAGGATAACGCCTGCAACGCGTGCCACGAACTTCCGAAAAAGGGGGGCGGTCTTTCCTGTCCGACATTCGACGGAATCGGCGCAAGGCTGAATCCCGACTGGATGTACAGCTTCATTCAGGACCCCACACACTGGGATCCGAGGGTATGGATGGCAAAAGGGACATTTGACGATGCCCAGTTGCAGTTGATGGTCAATTACCTCTCCTCGCTTAAATAGAAAGGGGAAATAGAAGAGATGAATAGAATGGATATTTCAAGGAAATTGGTTATTGGATTTCTTTTTGCTGCTTCCCTTTTCGCCATGTCGGCTATGAAGGCAGAGGCGGCGGAAAAAGCGGTTGACAACTACAACCTCCATTGCGTGCAGTGCCACGGTTCTGCCGGAACGGGGAAGGGGATCAACGCTCCGTTTCTCGCAGTTCAGCCGAGAAACCACACAAGTGATAAGGATATGAGTTCCTTGACTGACAGCAACGTATTCAAGGCTATCAAGGAAGGCGGAATCGCAGTCGGTAAATCGACCCAGATGCCACCGTTCGGAGGCGTTTTGACCGATGCTGAGATCAATGATCTTGTAAAGCATCTGCGCGCCATGTGCAAATGCAAAGGACCAGCTTAATTTAACTGAACGGTTTTTATTTGCCGGATTAATCTGGTAAAATTCGAGCTAGTGTTTGGTTTGTGGCTCCGCCGGAAGGCGGAGCCTCTTTTTATAATCAACCAGTGCAAAATATCGGCATTGCCTGCTCCTATTGATGCATTTTCCAGGAGGAACGCATATGACAAACGAGATAACAAAAACCGTTAAAATCAAAGTTTCAACACTCTCCTACATTCTGGCAATATTAGTTCCCCTTGTTTTCAGTCTTTCAAACGCAAATGCCGCGAAATTATCGGATCACTTTGCGATGAATATTGATCCCTATTCGGAAAAGATGGTAGGCAAGGATGTGACAAAGAGCGTGACGGAGTTCTTTCACGCCGCAGAAAAGGCTATCGAATCGGAGGATATCGAATCCTTGATGGGGTTGTATTCAGACAACTACAAGAACGGCGAGCACGACAAGGCCTCCGTTAAAAAAATCTGGCAAAGGATTTTCGGTAGGTTCAACAGCATGGCGACTCTTCACAATATGCGCTTTATCACGACCTCTCCAGAAAGTGAAACCATGATTATCAGGTGTAGCGGGCTTCTCGTTGGCGTTCCGGAAGGTGAAAAAAACAGAATGACGATAGACAACTGGACTGACGCCGACCATATACTCGTGATGGAAAAAGGGAAATGGAAACTTATCGGTACAGCCGGCAAAAGCAATGAAAGACTATGGTTTGACAAGCCGATGCACCCGCTCTTTTAGCCCGAAACAGGTACCCCAATACAGTTTATGGAACTAAAAATATAATTTATTTGCACGGTATTGTTTCAATCTGCTCTAATTAGAAGACCGAATGGACTTCCTCATAAGAATCATGGTCAAAAAGAATTATTGCAAATGGAGAAAGCAACTTGACGAAACAAATATTTGACTTGAACAAAAAGGAACTATGGGAAAGCGTTAAACCAAAAAAAATGACCTTCCGCCACTACTTTGGCGGATTCGCACTTCTCCTCCTCATATCACAGCTGGTTACAGGGCTTTATATGATCTTCTATTACGAGCCATCGCTTCGTGAGACCTATAAAACGGTACAGTATTTCGACAATGTCGCCTTCCTCGGAGCCCTTACGAGGAACATTCATCGTTATGGAGCCTTTTTCCTGACATTGGCGGTAGCTATACACCTTTGGCGCGGGTACATGAGGCGCGACTATCAGGGGGGGAGGAAATGGAACTGGATAACAGGCGTTTTGCTGAGTCTTATAATAGTGGCGTTTCTCATTAGCGGAACGATATTGCCCTGGGAATGGAAGGGCTACTGGATGATGGAGATGTTCAATAACTGGCTCAAGACTATCCCTATCTTCGGCACGACTTTCTACGATTTTTTCATGCAGAGCTATACCCCGACGCGTAACTTTGTAATTCACGATATCGTTCTCCCGTTACTGACCTATATCCTCCTGCAGATCCACTGCCTTTCCAGACTACGAAAGAGAGGATACGGAGATTTCTTTTTACGACAAACGGTTGCGACGATCCCGCTGATTATAGCGATAATCGCGTACAGCGTTGCGTTTCCGGTTCCAACAGAGGATCCGGAAATGATCCCTTTTCCGATGGATGGACAGTACATACCTGCTCCTGAATGGTTTTTCGTCACTTTCCTTTTGCCGTACTGGTATTTCCCTCCGCGCGAATGGTCGCTCTATCTGTTTTGGGTCCCATTTATCATCCTTGTAGTATTCTTCCTTCTGCCGTATCTGAATAAAAGGAAGAAAAAGGATGAGCTGGAGAAAATTCCCGAAAAGAGAAGGATATGGATGGGGAAAGCCTACACTTGGGCCGGCATTATTGGGGGAGCGCTATTTGTATTTACGTTGCTTTGGGGGAGCGTCGATTCCCCCTGGATGGGGTGTAACAGCTGCCACAATGTTTCCATGGGGGACAGGATGGGAATACCCCCTGTAACCTATAAGGATGTGGAGCGAAACCCGCTTCTTCTTGATAACCGCTGGATGATGAGGCACTGGTATGAACCGCAAGTTGTTTGGTAATACTCATATGATAAAGAAAGCGCTACTTGTTATTGCCCTGCTGACTTTGAATTCCTGCTCCGAATCAATTCCCGGGAATCCTGAGAAGGTGGCGGAAAACTATGTGGAAGCCATCCGGGCAGATGATTTCGCGCAGATTTACGAATTAAACTTCCTTACGGTGCGGCAGAAAAGACTGTTGCTTAGGGAAGAGAGTGACGCCGGTCAGAAGCTCCTGGAAGAGAACTTCAAAAAACATAAAGGGGATTATGAATCGGTCGATGTGAAATTGACCGATAGAGGTATCTGGCATGAGAAATCATACTTCCCCAAGTCAGCCAAGGTCACTTTCGGAAAGGCAAGTTATCCAAAAGCGGCCGCGGATGACCCGGTAAATGCCGAATACGAAAAGGCTCAGAACGTTTATGTGAAAATAAAGAGTGTATACAGTTCCCCTGAAGAAGCTCCAGTTTATGATGATAAAAAGATAAAAGAAGTTTCTTTCGACTGTTTCCTGAAAAAAGTGCGGAAAGAAGGGAACGTTCGCATATATTCCCATGACGAGCAGTGGTTCGTTGCCGACATTGTCCCTGATGTTTCAACAGCAATATATTTCGAATAGATTTCCAGAAGCGATGTAACAGATGTGATACATCGCATAAAATCCCAGCCTCATTCCGTGCAAATATTACAAAACGATTAAACGAAATGTACGATATGGCAGGAAGAATATCTAAATACAACGGTTATCTCTTGTTTTACAACTAAATATCCAGTTCATGCAAAAAATGACAAAAAATGTCACTACGCAGATATCCTGATGTTAAAAACGATATTCATTGGCGAATAGTTACAATATCTGGAGAGTGGATGTAACATATGTGATACGGTAGCAGGTATCTAAGGATTACCCCTCTTTTTCTCCAGATTAGGCATGTAGGTTGCTTTGTATAAGCCTCAATGGGGAGTTTTTTCCAGATAGTTTTTATTAAATTTTTTTTATTTATTGGGAGGATAGTTAATGAGGAAAGTCACGAAACTTGTTTTCTTGATGTTTCTGGCTCTTTCCGTAGGTGCGCTTGTCGCAACCGATGCGGATGCCAGGGAGAAGAAATCAGCGGCTGATTTGGAAAAGGCCAAAAAAGAGGGTGATGCCTCTCAGGCTGAAGCCGACAAAGCCCGCGAATCATTCGGTCGCGAAGCAGACGAGTACAATATTGAGTCTTTCGAGACCAAGACCGACAAGAAGGGTTCCAGTGCGTCAACATACGGCGTTGCCGGGTTCGACTATCTTACAGGTGTAGGTAAAGTTGCATCTGACCCTGACAAAATCGGCGCAGATCTTCCAGCTGCTCTCGGCGGCGGAAAGCTCAAAGCAAAGCTAGACACACCTTTGAAAAAAATGATGTCAAAGCGCTTTAAGAACAAATGGACTGGCCAGCTTGGCGACACTGAATCTGGTCTTACAGAGAAATCAGGTGTTACCGAGGTTTGGTTCCGATCTGACAGCTCTTCCGAGCTTGGTGCAGGTTACAACGACTGGGTTAACCAGTGGAACGACATCACAAGGCCTAATACCAACGGTGTAACACTTGTTGCGGGTGCAGACCCGGATCAGGGCGCTCACTGGTTCTCGGTATACTGCGTCCATTGCCATGGCTGGACCGGTAAAGGTGACGGCCCAACGGCTGCTCCTCTTGATCCCCGCCCAAGGAACCTGACAAACGGTAAATACTCAAACTTCATTTCTAACGTAGATATGTTCCAGGTAATCAAAGGCGGCGGCGCTGCAAGGAACCTTTCGGAAGCTATGCCTCCTTGGGGTAACATCATGCAGGATCAGGATATTTGGAACACAGTTGCATTTATCAGGTCCCTTGCTGATAAACCTGCATTTGCTCCGGATCCAAGCGACGTAACAGCCGCTAACGCAAAGGACAGCGATGAGTTCAAGGAAATGAACGAAATGCTCGAACTTGCCGGCGCAATGGCTGGACGCGGTGGCGCAATGAAAGGTGGATACGACTCAATCGGTGGCGGACGCTTCTCTTCAAAGAAAGTCGGTATCGGCGGTGTTAAAACCTCCGGTCACGGCGGCGGTACTGCAAACACTGGTGACTGGGCTCTCGACAAGTAATTTAGCCCAATCTAAGCTTCAGATATGGCTCCCCCTCTTAAGAGGGGGGGCCTTTTTTTTGCTCAAATCACGGTTTTCCCCTGTTTGGTCAGATTTTTGCTTATTTTTAACACCTATCTTGCAATTGTGTATCAACTGTTAGACAATGGTGCACTCTCAATTAGGGTAGGGGTTCAAATACTTGGTAGATTTTAAAAAGGGTAGGATGTTGAGTAATGATTGAAGTAGAAAAGCTAACAAAAACCTACGGCGAGGCGCGGGGGATAAACGATGTCTCCTTTAATGTCGAAAAGGGTGAGATTGTCGGCTTTCTTGGACCAAACGGAGCCGGGAAGACAACGACAATGCGAATCCTTACATGTTTTATGCCTGCCACAAGCGGTACGGCCCGCATTGCGGGTTACGATGTTTTCGAGGACTCCCTGAGCGTAAGGCGGAAGATAGGGTATCTGCCGGAAACGGTTCCTCTCTACACGGACATGCAGGTGCCCGACTACCTCCGGTTTGTCGCCGGTTTGAAGGGGATTCCCTGGAAAAGCATAAGTATGCGCGTTGCTGAGGTAATGGAGCAGGTAGGATTAACCCATATGGCTCACAAATTCATCGGTGAGCTTTCCAAGGGGTATCGGCAGAGGGTAGGCCTGGCACAGGCGCTTCTGAACGACCCGGAAGTGCTGATACTCGATGAGCCGACCATTGGCCTTGATCCAAGGCAGATCATTGAAATCCGTTCACTGATAGGTGAACTGGGTAAACAGAGGACGATCATATTAAGCAGTCATATTCTCCCCGAGGTTAGCATGCTTTGCCAGAGGGTTATTATCATAGATGAAGGTCGCATCAAGGCGATGGATACGCCGGACAACCTGACATCACAGATGCACGCGGCAACAAGGGTGCAGACGAGGATTGCCGGTCCGCAAGAGAAAGTATTGGACGCCCTCAGGAAGCTGGGAGGCGTAAAGGTTGCCCAAATGTTAAGCGGAGGACCGGGAATAACCAACAACTATGTTGTCGAATTCAATAACGGCTTCGAGGGGGCCCATCTGATTGCAAAGCTGACAGCCGAGCAGAAGTGGGATCTCTACGAGCTTTCACCAATGAAAATGAGCCTTGAGGATATATTCATCCATATAGTCACTGAAGAAGGGGGGAAGCAGTGAGAAACTTCTTTTTCATACTCATGAAGGAGATCAGATCGTATTTCAATTCTCCGATAGCCTTTGTGGTGATCACCATTTTTTCGATACTCACAGGGTACTACTTCTACAACATTTTCGCGTCATTCAGCACATTGAGTTTTCAGGCGCAGACAGATCCGATGGTGGCAAATCAGTATGGGGCGCTGAACGTAACGGAATTTGTTATCCGGCCGTTCATCGGCACATTGAGCGGGGTCATGCTGATCATGTTGCCGATGCTTACCATGCGTGTTTTCTCGGAGGAGAAAAAGGCGGGAACGATTGAGCTACTCCTCACATTCCCGGTGAAGGATATTGAGGCGATAATGGGGAAATTCATGGGTTGCATGGGGATCTTCATGATAATGCTGGTTCTTTCATTCCCAAGCATTTTGCTGGTCGAGTTCTTTGGTGATCCGGAATGGGGTGTGATAATCACCGGGTATATCGGTCTTATACTGATGGGTTCGGCTTTCATTTCCCTTGGCGTTTTCATGTCTACTCTCACGGAAAACCAGATAATCGCCGCTGTGCTTACATTCTCGGCGCTGATGATCTTCTACGTGGTCAGTTATTCGACCAGCCTGGTTGGCGAGAGCTTGAGCAGAATACTTGAGTACCTGTCGTTCAATTACCACATTGCGAATTTCGCAAAAGGGGTAATCGATACTTCAGACGTCGTCTACTATATCCTGTTCACCTTTTTCTTCCTTTTCCTCAGCATGCGTTCGCTTGAATCGAAAAGGTGGAGGGCATAATCATGAAAATACCGGCAGTACTGATACTTGGTTTACTTGGAATCGTATTTATAGCCACCGGGTTTGGAATTTACGCGATAGGCGGAGCCATGAGCATTACAGCAGCCGGCCTTATCTGGGTCGGACTGATGCTTACGCTCTTTATCCTCTATGTCCGTTTCAATGAAGTAAAGAACATCCTTGGCAGCAAGAGCACTAAATACGGCGCGAACATGGTTGTGATGGTTGCGGTTTTCGCGGCGGTGACGGTTTTTGCCGCGGTGCTGGGCGAGACGCACAAGAAGAGGGTTGATCTTACAAAAACCGGAAGGTTCACTCTTTCCACACAAACCAAAAAGATACTTCAATCGCTGAGCACCCCTGTGAAGGCGGTTGCGTTTTACCGAAATGAATCGGGTTCTCAGCATGCGCAACAGAGGTTGAAGATGCGCGACATACTTGAGGAGTACGCAAGCATTTCAGACAATTTCACATTCACCTTTATCGACCCGGACAGAAACCCGGGGCTTGCATCAAAATACGGGGTGTCCGAATACCGGATAACGCTCCTTATGTCAGGCGATAAACAGATAAAGATAGGAAATGAGCAGGAGGAGAAGCTGACAAACGGACTCATCAAGCTTTTGAGAGAAAAGCGGAAGGTAGTCTATTTTGTAAAGGGCCACGGCGAAAAGGATAT
This window harbors:
- a CDS encoding ABC transporter permease, whose product is MRNFFFILMKEIRSYFNSPIAFVVITIFSILTGYYFYNIFASFSTLSFQAQTDPMVANQYGALNVTEFVIRPFIGTLSGVMLIMLPMLTMRVFSEEKKAGTIELLLTFPVKDIEAIMGKFMGCMGIFMIMLVLSFPSILLVEFFGDPEWGVIITGYIGLILMGSAFISLGVFMSTLTENQIIAAVLTFSALMIFYVVSYSTSLVGESLSRILEYLSFNYHIANFAKGVIDTSDVVYYILFTFFFLFLSMRSLESKRWRA
- a CDS encoding c-type cytochrome, whose amino-acid sequence is MRKVTKLVFLMFLALSVGALVATDADAREKKSAADLEKAKKEGDASQAEADKARESFGREADEYNIESFETKTDKKGSSASTYGVAGFDYLTGVGKVASDPDKIGADLPAALGGGKLKAKLDTPLKKMMSKRFKNKWTGQLGDTESGLTEKSGVTEVWFRSDSSSELGAGYNDWVNQWNDITRPNTNGVTLVAGADPDQGAHWFSVYCVHCHGWTGKGDGPTAAPLDPRPRNLTNGKYSNFISNVDMFQVIKGGGAARNLSEAMPPWGNIMQDQDIWNTVAFIRSLADKPAFAPDPSDVTAANAKDSDEFKEMNEMLELAGAMAGRGGAMKGGYDSIGGGRFSSKKVGIGGVKTSGHGGGTANTGDWALDK
- a CDS encoding cytochrome b N-terminal domain-containing protein produces the protein MTKQIFDLNKKELWESVKPKKMTFRHYFGGFALLLLISQLVTGLYMIFYYEPSLRETYKTVQYFDNVAFLGALTRNIHRYGAFFLTLAVAIHLWRGYMRRDYQGGRKWNWITGVLLSLIIVAFLISGTILPWEWKGYWMMEMFNNWLKTIPIFGTTFYDFFMQSYTPTRNFVIHDIVLPLLTYILLQIHCLSRLRKRGYGDFFLRQTVATIPLIIAIIAYSVAFPVPTEDPEMIPFPMDGQYIPAPEWFFVTFLLPYWYFPPREWSLYLFWVPFIILVVFFLLPYLNKRKKKDELEKIPEKRRIWMGKAYTWAGIIGGALFVFTLLWGSVDSPWMGCNSCHNVSMGDRMGIPPVTYKDVERNPLLLDNRWMMRHWYEPQVVW
- a CDS encoding ABC transporter ATP-binding protein, with amino-acid sequence MIEVEKLTKTYGEARGINDVSFNVEKGEIVGFLGPNGAGKTTTMRILTCFMPATSGTARIAGYDVFEDSLSVRRKIGYLPETVPLYTDMQVPDYLRFVAGLKGIPWKSISMRVAEVMEQVGLTHMAHKFIGELSKGYRQRVGLAQALLNDPEVLILDEPTIGLDPRQIIEIRSLIGELGKQRTIILSSHILPEVSMLCQRVIIIDEGRIKAMDTPDNLTSQMHAATRVQTRIAGPQEKVLDALRKLGGVKVAQMLSGGPGITNNYVVEFNNGFEGAHLIAKLTAEQKWDLYELSPMKMSLEDIFIHIVTEEGGKQ